GCAGATCGAGCAGGCTTTGGCTGCGGGCGATCCCGAGACGATTCGACTCGCGCGGGCCTATCCGGATGTGTTCGATTATCCCTGCCGCACGGGTTGTCCATCACAGCAGTGCCCTTTTTTATCTACTTAAGAATCAAGCAGCTCGCGCACTGCGGCCACGGCCGACAGGTCAGTTGCCTCATGCGGCGAGCCTCGTTGCCGAAATGAGCCATGTACCTGTCGGCAGGCGGTTCGTGCCATGAGTTCGCGAAGGTTAGCGGGCGCGATGCCGCCGGCGGGCAGGATCTCGATGCGCTCACGCGCTCGTTCGATCAATTCACAGATGACGTCTGCGCCGCCGAGCGCCGTTTTGGCGCCCCCGCTGGTCATCACCCGCGTGAAGCCAAGATCAATCAGTTGTTCTAGCGCGACAAACGGGTCGGGAGCCGTATCGAATGCACGATGAAATACCACCGCTACGCGGCCGGCAACTGTCTCGCGGATCCGCCGGCAGCGCTGCAGGTCAATGCTCCCGTCGGAGTGCAAAATGCCAAACGCGATTCCGGCCACTCCGGCTTCGCAGAGCCACTCGGCGTCAGTTTGCATGGCCGCGAAATCGGCGTCGCCAGGGCAGAATCCTCCGGGCCGCGGTCTGACCATCGCGATGATCGGCAGCGATGTTGCTTTGAGCACGGATTGCAACACGCCAGGCGATGGCGTCAAGCCATCGA
Above is a window of Pirellulales bacterium DNA encoding:
- a CDS encoding copper homeostasis protein CutC; translated protein: MSRRILEVCLTSADEAEAAEVAGADRLELNAALALDGLTPSPGVLQSVLKATSLPIIAMVRPRPGGFCPGDADFAAMQTDAEWLCEAGVAGIAFGILHSDGSIDLQRCRRIRETVAGRVAVVFHRAFDTAPDPFVALEQLIDLGFTRVMTSGGAKTALGGADVICELIERARERIEILPAGGIAPANLRELMARTACRQVHGSFRQRGSPHEATDLSAVAAVRELLDS